A genomic window from Ischnura elegans chromosome 10, ioIscEleg1.1, whole genome shotgun sequence includes:
- the LOC124166574 gene encoding retinol dehydrogenase 12-like, with the protein MVQNSVIVFVSAFLGLLLLRKYREFKWGYFKNMKSLEGRTFIVTGANSGIGKETARELVKRGASVIMACRNLTLAQNAIDEIRKTVTTGELIPKPLDLASLDSIRTFSNNVIRDFPKINVLINNAGVYVNSKDAMLTRDGFELHFGVNHLGHFLLTNLLLEKLAESQPSRVVTVSSLLMQSGQIDFENLNCQKETADSLTKMRSNQKYCNSKLANFLFTRELARKTAECDITALAVCPGFAYTNLFRDSSRKWYQYILFSPIIYFYMRSANQGAQTVVMCAVSDEVGKEHSGQIYRDCKIFKPKLRFTSSPSIEAKLWDVSAEMVGLRLK; encoded by the exons ATGGTTCAGAATTCAGTTATAGTCTTCGTTTCTGCCTTCTTGGGATTACTTTTGCTCCGAAAGTACCGTGAGTTCAAATGGGGATATTTCAAGAACATGAAATCGTTGGAAGGTAGAACTTTTATAGTTACTGGAGCCAATTCGGGGATTGGAAAAGAAACCGCCCGTGAATTGGTTAAAAGAGGTGCGAGTGTTATCATGGCTTGTCGTAATTTGACTCTTGCTCAAAACGCTATCGACGAAATAAGGAAGACGGTTACAACTGGGGAACTG ATTCCCAAACCTCTGGATCTGGCTTCTTTGGACTCGATTAGGACCTTCTCAAACAATGTTATCCGTGATTTTCCGAAAATCAACGTCTTAATTAACAACGCCGGTGTTTACGTCAATTCTAAGGATGCCATGTTGACGAGAGATGGCTTTGAATTGCATTTTGGCGTGAATCACCTCGGCCATTTTCTACTAACAAATTTACTTCTTGAAAAATTAGCCGAGTCGCAGCCAAGCCG AGTGGTGACCGTGTCGTCTCTCTTGATGCAGAGCGGgcaaattgattttgaaaatttaaactgccAAAAGGAGACAGCTGACTCATTGACGAAAATGCGGAGTAACCAGAAATACTGTAATTCAAAGCTCGCCAATTTCCTTTTCACTCGGGAGCTGGCAAGGAAGACTGCAGAGTGTGACATAACTGCGCTGGCTGTATGCCCTGGATTTGCCTATACCAATCTCTTCCGAGATAGTTCTCGTAAATGGTATCAGTACATTTTGTTTTCGCCTATCATCTATTTCTACATGAGATCAGCAAATCAG gGTGCTCAGACTGTCGTGATGTGTGCTGTTTCAGATGAAGTTGGAAAAGAGCATAGCGGACAAATTTATCgtgactgcaaaattttcaaaccaaagCTAAGATTTACATCCAGTCCTTCAATCGAAGCAAAATTATGGGATGTCAGTGCAGAAATGGTTGGATTGCGGTTGAAGTAA